A genomic stretch from Tribolium castaneum strain GA2 chromosome 6, icTriCast1.1, whole genome shotgun sequence includes:
- the LOC659691 gene encoding androgen-induced gene 1 protein isoform X2, whose amino-acid sequence MSLVFPFHCLTLGVYILAFWYDLTYVDIPQMQHKNDMKFFKGRLKFLTIWNMLLQALFFTICVINDLVGTNEEAPKKAPLIRRVKDLILPCLAFPLSMFVGLTFWGIYFVDRELIFPRALDQFFPAWLNHVMHTNIMIFILIELFTSYRKYPARKVGLTILSLFMLVYLVWIHIIHAYSGMWVYPILEVLNLPLRIVFFIGLLGLSVSLYIVGEKLNGIVWSQKKHSLKKRSN is encoded by the exons ATGTCCCTCGTTTTTCCCTTCCATTGCCTCACCCTGGGGGTGTACATCCTCGCCTTCTGGTACGACCTCACCTACGTGGATATCCCCCAAATGCAGCACAAGAACGACATGAAATTCTTCAAAGGTCGGCTGAAATTTCTCACCATTTGGAACATG CTCCTCCAAGCCCTCTTCTTCACCATCTGTGTCATCAATGACCTTGTGGGGACCAACGAGGAGGCCCCCAAGAAAGCGCCACTCATCCGGAGAGTCAAAGACTTG ATTTTGCCCTGTTTGGCGTTTCCGTTGTCAATGTTTGTAGGCCTGACTTTCTGGGGGATTTACTTCGTCGACCGCGAGCTGATTTTCCCGCGGGCGCTGGACCAGTTCTTCCCCGCGTGGCTCAACCACGTCATGCACACCAACATAATGATTTTCATCCTAATCGAACTGTTCACATCTTATAGGAAGTACCCAGCTAGGAAAGTTGGGCTCACGATTTTGAGTCTGTTCATGTTGGTTTACTTGGTGTGGATTCACATCATTCATGCCTATTCGGGGATGTGGGTGTACCCCATTCTGGAGGTCCTGAACCTGCCGCTGAGGATCGTGTTTTTCATAGGCTTGTTGGGCTTGTCTGTGAGCCTGTATATTGTGGGTGAAAAGTTGAACGGGATTGTGTGGAGCCAGAAGAAGCACAGTTTGAAGAAGCGTTCAAATTAG
- the LOC659691 gene encoding androgen-induced gene 1 protein isoform X1 yields MGVRTLCHGLAAVHFWFGCYYDWNYVQIPTEVHRMGDSFGKSGKLKFLTYWDALLQALFFTICVINDLVGTNEEAPKKAPLIRRVKDLILPCLAFPLSMFVGLTFWGIYFVDRELIFPRALDQFFPAWLNHVMHTNIMIFILIELFTSYRKYPARKVGLTILSLFMLVYLVWIHIIHAYSGMWVYPILEVLNLPLRIVFFIGLLGLSVSLYIVGEKLNGIVWSQKKHSLKKRSN; encoded by the exons ATGGGTGTGAGAACTTTGTGTCATGGTCTCGCAGCGGTTCATTTCTGGTTCGGTTGCTATTACGACTGGAATTATGTTCAAATCCCGACAGAGGTCCACCGCATGGGGGACTCGTTCGGTAAAAGCGGaaaattgaagtttttaaCCTACTGGGACGCG CTCCTCCAAGCCCTCTTCTTCACCATCTGTGTCATCAATGACCTTGTGGGGACCAACGAGGAGGCCCCCAAGAAAGCGCCACTCATCCGGAGAGTCAAAGACTTG ATTTTGCCCTGTTTGGCGTTTCCGTTGTCAATGTTTGTAGGCCTGACTTTCTGGGGGATTTACTTCGTCGACCGCGAGCTGATTTTCCCGCGGGCGCTGGACCAGTTCTTCCCCGCGTGGCTCAACCACGTCATGCACACCAACATAATGATTTTCATCCTAATCGAACTGTTCACATCTTATAGGAAGTACCCAGCTAGGAAAGTTGGGCTCACGATTTTGAGTCTGTTCATGTTGGTTTACTTGGTGTGGATTCACATCATTCATGCCTATTCGGGGATGTGGGTGTACCCCATTCTGGAGGTCCTGAACCTGCCGCTGAGGATCGTGTTTTTCATAGGCTTGTTGGGCTTGTCTGTGAGCCTGTATATTGTGGGTGAAAAGTTGAACGGGATTGTGTGGAGCCAGAAGAAGCACAGTTTGAAGAAGCGTTCAAATTAG